One stretch of Miscanthus floridulus cultivar M001 chromosome 18, ASM1932011v1, whole genome shotgun sequence DNA includes these proteins:
- the LOC136523290 gene encoding beta-carotene isomerase D27, chloroplastic-like: MPKKRRAGASSSTVRCVATAPAPAPMGEKTEYRDGPLERAFMGLFARKMEKYATKKKQPQPQSPEPEKKAVWDWDYESFVDVSRRVMVGRTRAQQQEAVREVLLSMLPPGAPEQFRKLLPPTRWACEFNAALTVPSFRWLVGPSEVIEVEIDGVRQRSGVLIKKCRYLENSGCVGMCVNMCKIPTQDFFTDEFGLPLTMNPNFEDMSCEMIYGQGQVPPPLEEDPVSKQPCYPNLCSMSTPSAPPCPKLRHRHVRALCAV; the protein is encoded by the exons ATGCCGAAGAAGCGGCGCGCCGGGGCCAGCAGCAGCACCGTGCGGTGCGTGGCgaccgcgccggcgccggcgcccatGGGGGAAAAGACGGAGTACCGTGACGGCCCGCTGGAGCGCGCGTTCATGGGGCTGTTCGCCCGGAAGATGGAGAAGTACGCGACCAAGAAgaagcagccgcagccgcagtcACCTGAGCCGGAGAAGAAGGCGGTGTGGGATTGGGACTACGAGAGCTTCGTGGACGTGTCGCGGCGCGTGATGGTGGGGCGCACCCGAGCGCAGCAGCAGGAGGCGGTGCGCGAGGTGCTGCTGTCCATGCTCCCGCCCGGCGCGCCCGAGCAGTTCCGGAAGCTGCTCCCGCCCACGCGCTGGGCGTGCGAGTTCAACGCCGCGCTCACCGTCCCTTCCTTCCGCTGGCTCGTTGGTCCCTCCGAGGTCATCGAGGTGGAGATCGACGGCGTCAGGCAGCGCAGCGGGGTGCTCATCAAGAAATGCAGGTACCTGGAGAACAGCGGCTGCGTCGGGATGTGCGTTAACATGTGCAAGATCCCCACCCAGGACTTCTTCACCGACGAGTTTGGACTCCCCCTAACCATGAATCCAA ATTTTGAAGACATGAGCTGCGAGATGATATACGGCCAGGGCCAGGTGCCACCACCCTTGGAAGAGGATCCAGTGTCAAAGCAACCTTGCTACCCTAACCTCT GTTCCATGTCGACGCCGTCTGCCCC cccatgccccaaactccgacaccggcacgtccgg GCTCTGTGTGCTGTCTAA